The Parashewanella tropica genome window below encodes:
- the gmk gene encoding guanylate kinase, with protein sequence MSAQGTLYIISAPSGAGKSSLLSALLQDKPQDMQISVSHTTRDPRPGEENGVHYHFVNQENFKALIAEGQFVEWAEVFGNYYGTSKAVIENTLKQGIDVFLDIDWQGAQQVKELMPDAVGIFILPPSKSELERRLTGRDQDSAEVIAGRMAQAVSEISHYNEYDYVIVNDDFDMALADLRGIVRAQRLTLTSQTHRHNDMLKGLLAESL encoded by the coding sequence ATGAGCGCCCAAGGAACTCTTTATATCATTTCAGCCCCTAGTGGAGCCGGAAAATCGTCACTGCTTAGTGCTTTGTTGCAAGATAAGCCACAGGATATGCAAATATCCGTTTCTCACACAACTCGTGATCCGCGCCCCGGTGAGGAAAATGGCGTTCATTATCACTTTGTTAATCAAGAAAATTTCAAAGCATTGATTGCAGAAGGCCAGTTTGTAGAGTGGGCCGAAGTCTTTGGCAATTATTACGGCACCTCTAAAGCCGTCATCGAAAACACCTTAAAGCAAGGTATTGATGTGTTTCTTGATATCGACTGGCAAGGCGCACAGCAAGTAAAAGAACTTATGCCTGATGCAGTGGGAATATTTATTTTACCGCCATCAAAATCGGAACTAGAACGTCGATTAACGGGTCGCGACCAAGACAGTGCCGAAGTCATTGCTGGTCGTATGGCTCAGGCGGTGTCTGAAATTTCCCACTACAATGAATATGATTACGTCATCGTGAACGATGACTTTGATATGGCTTTGGCAGATCTTAGAGGAATAGTTCGCGCCCAACGCTTAACCCTCACTAGTCAGACCCATAGACATAATGATATGCTTAAGGGTCTATTGGCAGAATCTCTATAA
- the rpoZ gene encoding DNA-directed RNA polymerase subunit omega produces MARVTVEDAVEQIGNRFDMILVAARRARQIAVQGKDPMVEEQNDKPTVIALREIELGLVNAGTLDAAERQSVREREAAEIAAVAAIAEGRQL; encoded by the coding sequence ATGGCTCGCGTAACAGTAGAAGATGCCGTTGAACAAATTGGCAACCGTTTTGACATGATTTTGGTTGCTGCCCGCCGTGCTCGCCAAATTGCAGTACAAGGCAAGGATCCTATGGTTGAAGAGCAGAACGACAAACCAACCGTAATTGCACTTAGAGAAATCGAGCTTGGTCTTGTTAATGCCGGTACTCTAGATGCAGCAGAACGTCAATCAGTACGTGAGCGTGAAGCGGCTGAGATTGCTGCAGTTGCTGCCATTGCTGAAGGTCGTCAACTGTAA